A genomic window from Methanoculleus caldifontis includes:
- a CDS encoding DEAD/DEAH box helicase, with protein sequence MITDAALRAVDEHWAVFSIDEEKRNRAIKVANYRLVKNALKQAMRVNFEEQEGDLEILRDLALAYEMAAIEGLNTIINPADGDDALRNQAIAGAFRSFEIERLMDLPEATEDKIYHILHLSALAYCGDRWSDLRRWLDEHADAINIPPVVDAPWDRRLLYHLFDCWLRLFRKRQWEDLNQVPKIIAGLRQDQIEYEPKVLNNGSNAADRAMALRLISFYHWAKGSEILATYMLQGEPTDITIQLDKHFESSIDAAIAARDVQLEILIKWLHAASRQMVTGSVWWVAQTINPRSTRFINNITKQQSLFELLPPQRAALREQGLLDPGTTAVIVELPTSGGKTLLAQFRILQALNQFDVDSGWIAYIAPTKALVAQITRRLRRDFEPIGIKVEHLTGAVELDTFEEDLLDESSNSHNFDILVTTPEKLQFVIRNKKHQRPLALVVMDEAQNIEDESRGLRIELLLATIKQEYRNANFLLLMPYVENAQTLARWLAQDVSGGRTISIGSTPWKPNERIIGLFSAEPDNTVKAGWKLKYHTLTTTPKTMHLDGVHEVGSVKPLKVARSKLSLSLQTAAMAKVFSERGTSIAVASRIDSVWNMARTISESLEPLSPIPEEISLVNRFLQTEISPNFELIQMLSCGVGVHHAGLSDEVRALVEWLAERNQLRVLCATTTIAQGINFPVSSVFLQTRFLPQHNRVSKEMPIRDFWNLAGRAGRIDHDSVGVIGIAAGENEKDIIEYVQRATGELASRLVQMLDELEEAGRLQDLATVMDEEQWEDFRCYVAHLWNEKKNLQDVLSNTEVLLRSTYGYGLLRTTQNGERKARALLDATKQYAKKLSNNPNYAELADTTGFSPEGVVRALTGLNKLEKKLTPLDWTPESLFKNSNSGLSSLFGVMMRVPQLSRSFSEIAGEGLEKKHIAEITMDWVSGKSVHDIATAYFRGDDTDAITNTCKAVYKTLVNNGSWGMSALSKMSGINFDSLSEDERRKINTLPAMIYHGVMTEEAVLMRMNFVPRSVAENLATDFRTKRGVNTNRNQVQRAREYLRGLAINDWERVRPRDSYLSGEDYMTIWGLLTGEKR encoded by the coding sequence ATGATCACTGATGCTGCTCTTCGGGCAGTTGATGAGCATTGGGCTGTTTTCTCTATAGACGAAGAAAAGCGTAACAGGGCTATAAAAGTTGCCAACTATCGCTTGGTTAAAAACGCCCTAAAACAGGCAATGCGGGTCAACTTTGAAGAGCAAGAAGGTGACTTAGAGATATTGAGAGATCTCGCTCTAGCATATGAAATGGCCGCGATAGAAGGACTTAATACAATAATAAACCCTGCAGATGGAGACGATGCTCTACGTAACCAGGCTATTGCGGGTGCCTTTCGATCTTTCGAGATCGAAAGGCTCATGGACTTACCAGAAGCAACTGAAGATAAGATTTACCATATTCTCCATCTATCTGCACTTGCCTATTGTGGAGACCGCTGGTCTGATCTACGTCGTTGGTTAGACGAGCATGCAGATGCTATTAATATTCCCCCTGTTGTCGATGCGCCATGGGATCGACGATTATTATATCACCTCTTTGATTGCTGGCTGAGACTGTTCCGGAAGAGACAGTGGGAAGATCTTAACCAGGTCCCAAAAATAATTGCGGGGTTAAGACAAGATCAGATCGAATATGAACCCAAAGTATTAAATAACGGTTCAAATGCCGCAGATCGTGCGATGGCTCTGCGTTTAATTTCGTTCTACCACTGGGCTAAAGGTAGTGAGATCCTTGCCACATACATGCTGCAAGGGGAACCCACCGATATTACGATCCAGTTGGATAAACACTTCGAATCGAGCATCGACGCCGCAATAGCAGCGCGTGATGTACAGTTGGAAATTCTAATCAAATGGTTGCACGCTGCATCGCGTCAGATGGTGACAGGGTCAGTATGGTGGGTTGCACAGACAATTAACCCGCGATCTACTAGATTTATAAACAATATTACTAAGCAACAAAGCCTGTTTGAGTTATTACCACCTCAGCGAGCAGCTTTACGAGAACAGGGATTACTGGATCCGGGGACCACTGCGGTTATCGTTGAGTTACCTACATCGGGCGGGAAAACACTTTTAGCTCAATTCCGCATTCTTCAGGCACTGAATCAGTTCGATGTTGACAGCGGTTGGATAGCATATATTGCGCCTACAAAGGCTCTCGTTGCTCAAATCACACGTAGATTACGAAGAGATTTCGAACCAATCGGGATAAAAGTTGAACACTTAACTGGTGCAGTCGAACTAGATACGTTTGAAGAAGATCTACTGGACGAATCGAGCAATAGCCACAATTTTGACATTCTTGTGACAACTCCAGAAAAACTACAGTTTGTCATTCGAAATAAGAAACATCAGCGTCCACTGGCTCTTGTGGTAATGGACGAAGCTCAAAACATAGAGGATGAGTCCCGTGGACTTCGTATTGAGCTCCTTTTAGCAACAATAAAACAAGAATATAGAAACGCAAATTTCTTGCTATTAATGCCATATGTTGAAAACGCTCAAACACTTGCTCGATGGCTGGCTCAAGATGTAAGTGGTGGCAGGACAATAAGCATAGGAAGCACACCTTGGAAGCCTAACGAGAGAATTATTGGACTTTTTTCCGCGGAACCGGATAATACTGTTAAGGCAGGTTGGAAACTAAAATACCACACACTCACTACGACGCCTAAGACTATGCATTTGGATGGCGTGCATGAGGTGGGTAGTGTAAAACCACTAAAAGTGGCAAGAAGCAAGTTATCATTAAGTCTTCAAACAGCGGCAATGGCAAAAGTTTTCTCAGAGCGAGGTACCAGCATAGCTGTGGCATCTAGAATCGATTCAGTCTGGAATATGGCTAGAACAATTTCAGAATCGCTAGAGCCGCTCTCTCCAATCCCTGAGGAGATTTCACTAGTTAATAGATTTTTGCAGACAGAAATTAGCCCTAACTTTGAGTTAATTCAGATGCTTTCCTGCGGTGTTGGAGTTCACCATGCTGGACTTTCAGATGAGGTAAGAGCATTGGTTGAATGGTTAGCAGAAAGAAATCAACTGCGTGTGCTCTGTGCAACAACTACAATTGCCCAAGGGATTAACTTTCCAGTCTCATCTGTGTTCTTGCAAACCCGCTTTCTACCGCAGCATAATAGAGTCTCTAAAGAGATGCCGATTAGAGACTTTTGGAACCTTGCGGGTCGTGCTGGGCGTATAGATCATGACAGTGTGGGCGTTATTGGCATTGCAGCAGGAGAAAATGAAAAAGACATTATTGAGTATGTCCAACGTGCAACAGGGGAGCTGGCTTCTCGATTAGTACAGATGCTTGATGAACTTGAGGAGGCAGGACGTCTTCAGGATCTAGCGACGGTGATGGATGAGGAACAATGGGAAGATTTCCGCTGTTATGTAGCTCACCTATGGAACGAGAAAAAGAACCTCCAAGACGTTCTCTCCAACACAGAAGTGCTGCTACGAAGTACTTATGGATATGGACTACTGCGCACAACTCAGAACGGTGAGAGAAAAGCACGTGCCCTTCTAGACGCCACAAAACAATATGCAAAGAAGTTATCGAACAACCCGAACTATGCAGAACTAGCTGATACAACAGGTTTTTCTCCAGAAGGAGTTGTTAGAGCCTTAACTGGACTAAATAAACTAGAGAAGAAATTGACACCCCTCGACTGGACTCCAGAAAGTCTTTTTAAGAACAGTAACAGTGGCTTATCCAGTTTATTTGGAGTGATGATGAGAGTTCCCCAGTTGTCAAGATCTTTTTCAGAAATCGCAGGGGAAGGGTTGGAGAAGAAGCATATCGCAGAAATAACAATGGATTGGGTTTCTGGAAAGAGCGTTCATGACATTGCGACTGCTTACTTCAGAGGCGATGATACTGATGCTATAACAAATACATGCAAGGCGGTATACAAAACTCTTGTAAATAATGGATCTTGGGGCATGTCTGCTCTGAGTAAAATGTCTGGAATTAACTTCGATTCACTCTCAGAAGATGAACGGCGGAAAATTAACACGCTACCCGCAATGATCTACCATGGAGTAATGACTGAAGAAGCAGTTCTGATGCGAATGAATTTTGTCCCAAGAAGTGTAGCAGAAAATCTAGCAACGGATTTCAGGACAAAGCGCGGAGTAAATACAAATCGCAATCAGGTACAGCGGGCACGAGAATACTTGCGAGGATTAGCCATTAACGACTGGGAGCGGGTTCGTCCAAGGGACTCATACTTATCTGGAGAGGATTATATGACAATATGGGGACTTTTAACCGGTGAAAAGAGGTAG
- the ilvE gene encoding branched-chain-amino-acid transaminase, whose protein sequence is MIIYLDGRYVPEEEAKVSVFDHGLLYGDGVFEGIRAYNGRVFRLDEHLARLYDSAKTIDLAVPITKEEMAEAIKETLRKNNLRDAYIRPIVTRGKGDLGLDPRKCPKPTVIVIAVTWGAMYGDLYEKGLRAVCVSVRRTPPEAMPPNVKSLNYLNNILAKIEANYRGVDEAIFFDIHGNISEGSGDNIFVVKNGAIITPPTLNNLRGITRQVVLELAQSMGITLLERNLGYYDLYAADEVFVTGTAAEVGPIREIDGRVIGNGKPGPITRQLMAAFKAATQKEGTPIDR, encoded by the coding sequence ATGATCATCTACCTTGACGGCAGATATGTCCCGGAGGAGGAGGCGAAGGTCTCGGTCTTCGACCACGGCCTCCTCTACGGCGACGGCGTTTTCGAGGGGATACGCGCCTACAACGGAAGGGTCTTCCGTCTCGACGAGCATCTCGCACGGCTCTACGACTCGGCGAAGACGATCGACCTCGCCGTCCCGATCACGAAGGAGGAGATGGCGGAGGCGATCAAGGAGACGCTCCGGAAGAACAACCTGCGGGACGCCTACATCCGCCCGATCGTCACCCGCGGCAAGGGCGACCTCGGCCTCGACCCCCGGAAGTGCCCCAAGCCGACCGTCATCGTCATCGCCGTCACCTGGGGCGCGATGTACGGCGACCTCTACGAGAAGGGCCTCCGGGCGGTCTGCGTCTCGGTCAGGCGGACCCCGCCGGAAGCGATGCCGCCGAACGTCAAGAGCCTCAACTACTTGAACAACATCCTCGCGAAGATCGAGGCGAACTACCGCGGCGTCGACGAGGCGATCTTCTTCGACATCCACGGCAACATCTCGGAGGGCTCGGGAGACAACATCTTCGTCGTCAAGAACGGCGCGATCATCACCCCGCCGACCTTAAACAACCTGCGCGGCATCACGCGCCAGGTCGTGCTGGAACTCGCGCAGTCGATGGGGATCACCCTCCTCGAGCGGAACCTGGGCTACTACGACCTCTATGCAGCCGACGAGGTCTTCGTCACGGGAACGGCGGCGGAAGTCGGGCCGATCCGCGAGATCGACGGCCGCGTCATCGGGAACGGCAAGCCCGGCCCCATCACCCGGCAGCTGATGGCGGCCTTCAAGGCAGCCACCCAGAAGGAAGGAACCCCGATCGACAGGTGA
- the cfbB gene encoding Ni-sirohydrochlorin a,c-diamide synthase, whose product MKSFLVAGDRSGSGKTSITLALSALLSATRTVQTFKVGMDYIDPSYLAGVTGRPCRNLDGYVMSPAEVRGVYAHGCRGADIAVVEGVRGLFEGAEALTDLGSTAAIAKQLDLPVVLVINARSITRSAAAIVKGFQAFDPDVDIRGVILNNITGTRHQEKAVRAIEHYCGIPVVGAIPRTAEMELAMRHLGLVPYREGQEHGEFLGRIEVVKRMIGDHVDLEALLGLAKEAGSPAEERSLYPAVEPDVRVGVALDEAFNFYYADLFDVLASCGAKVVPFSPIHDRLPEADGYILGGGYPELFGAELEANTAMREGLFEASRNGTPIYAECGGLIYLTERMVLARGFMDADEEKSYDLAGVFAGQTRMPARRMLGYVVGTSAAESPVGEAAFKGHEFHYSSVDLAPETRFAYRLSRGSGIRGGYDGAVRDKTLGSYTHLHPVTSRGMLAHFTDCCRG is encoded by the coding sequence ATGAAGTCCTTCCTCGTCGCCGGCGACCGCTCCGGGAGCGGGAAGACGAGCATCACGCTCGCGCTCTCGGCCCTCCTCTCGGCAACCCGGACCGTCCAGACCTTCAAGGTCGGGATGGACTACATCGACCCTTCCTACCTTGCGGGGGTGACGGGCCGGCCCTGCCGGAACCTGGACGGCTACGTGATGAGCCCGGCCGAGGTCAGGGGGGTCTATGCACACGGCTGCCGGGGAGCGGATATCGCCGTCGTCGAGGGAGTGCGGGGGCTCTTTGAGGGCGCGGAAGCCCTCACCGACCTCGGGAGCACCGCCGCTATCGCCAAGCAGCTCGACCTGCCGGTCGTTTTAGTCATCAACGCCCGGAGCATCACCCGGAGCGCGGCGGCGATCGTGAAGGGCTTTCAGGCCTTCGACCCGGACGTCGATATCCGGGGGGTAATCTTAAACAACATCACCGGGACCCGCCACCAGGAGAAAGCGGTCAGGGCGATCGAGCACTACTGCGGTATTCCGGTCGTCGGCGCCATCCCCCGGACGGCGGAGATGGAACTTGCCATGCGCCACCTGGGCCTCGTCCCCTACCGGGAGGGGCAGGAGCACGGGGAGTTCCTTGGCCGGATCGAGGTCGTGAAGCGGATGATCGGGGATCACGTCGACCTTGAGGCGCTGCTTGGACTCGCAAAAGAGGCCGGGTCGCCGGCGGAGGAGCGTTCCCTGTATCCGGCGGTCGAGCCGGACGTCCGGGTAGGCGTCGCGCTCGACGAGGCCTTCAACTTCTACTACGCCGACCTCTTCGACGTCCTCGCGTCGTGCGGCGCGAAGGTGGTCCCGTTCTCCCCGATCCACGACCGGCTGCCGGAGGCCGACGGCTACATCCTCGGCGGCGGCTACCCGGAGCTCTTCGGGGCGGAACTCGAGGCGAACACCGCGATGCGGGAGGGGCTCTTTGAGGCCTCGCGGAACGGCACCCCGATCTACGCGGAGTGCGGGGGGCTGATCTACCTCACCGAGCGGATGGTGCTTGCCCGCGGTTTCATGGACGCGGACGAGGAGAAGTCCTACGACCTCGCCGGGGTCTTTGCAGGTCAGACGAGGATGCCGGCCCGACGGATGCTCGGCTACGTCGTCGGGACCAGCGCGGCCGAAAGTCCCGTCGGCGAGGCGGCGTTCAAGGGGCACGAGTTCCACTACAGCAGCGTCGATCTCGCGCCGGAGACCCGGTTTGCCTACCGGCTGAGCCGGGGGAGCGGGATCCGGGGAGGATACGACGGTGCGGTCCGGGATAAGACGCTCGGGAGTTACACGCACCTCCACCCGGTGACGAGCCGGGGGATGCTCGCCCACTTCACGGACTGCTGCCGGGGCTGA
- the cfbD gene encoding Ni-sirohydrochlorin a,c-diamide reductive cyclase catalytic subunit, with protein sequence MDYIQPRPSSIVAALYTARDLGVDVAILHGPSGCSFKHARLLEEDGMRVLTTSLADNEFIFGGHDPLMRVLRYAEETFSPQRIAVVGTCVSMIIGEDLQSAIQDAGVSTPAIAVDIHAGFRENIDGVLATLEPAAAAGWIGADELERQRYLLKQANEVERLRGAASRTYIEPSRGDLKHVAAERLVELADSGAKGVAVMNAKKETAYMFADELVALHDACPDAAVTYIANLEDRGLPKVRDDAGRILAGMRQRGVDPVLLGALDEYGANGTAIGERIRDESPDFALMVGVPHAVPPEYTEGIEVFSITNGPRQVEPLREMGHRHVMVEIDLHPKTLGVREIVASEFGEVLRSMRR encoded by the coding sequence ATGGACTACATTCAACCAAGACCGAGTTCAATCGTCGCGGCGCTGTATACCGCCCGCGACCTGGGGGTGGACGTGGCGATCCTCCACGGCCCGTCGGGCTGTTCGTTCAAGCACGCCCGGCTCCTCGAGGAGGACGGCATGCGGGTGTTGACGACGTCGCTCGCCGACAACGAGTTCATCTTCGGCGGGCACGACCCCCTGATGCGGGTCCTCCGCTACGCGGAGGAGACGTTCTCGCCGCAGCGGATCGCGGTCGTCGGGACGTGCGTCTCGATGATCATCGGCGAGGACCTCCAGTCGGCGATCCAGGACGCGGGGGTCTCGACGCCCGCGATCGCCGTGGACATCCACGCCGGGTTCCGCGAGAACATCGACGGGGTGCTCGCGACGCTCGAACCCGCCGCAGCGGCAGGCTGGATCGGCGCCGACGAACTGGAGCGGCAGCGCTACCTTCTCAAACAGGCAAACGAGGTCGAGAGGCTCCGGGGGGCGGCATCCCGGACCTACATCGAGCCCTCCCGCGGCGACCTGAAGCACGTCGCGGCAGAGCGGCTGGTGGAACTCGCCGACTCCGGCGCGAAGGGGGTCGCGGTCATGAACGCGAAGAAGGAGACCGCCTACATGTTCGCCGACGAGCTCGTCGCCCTCCACGATGCCTGCCCGGACGCTGCCGTCACGTATATCGCGAACCTCGAGGACCGCGGCCTCCCGAAGGTGCGGGACGACGCCGGGCGGATCCTCGCCGGTATGCGCCAGCGCGGGGTCGACCCCGTCCTCCTCGGGGCGCTCGACGAGTACGGAGCGAACGGGACCGCGATCGGGGAACGGATCCGGGACGAGAGCCCCGACTTCGCCCTGATGGTCGGGGTGCCGCACGCCGTCCCGCCGGAGTATACCGAAGGCATCGAGGTCTTCTCGATCACGAACGGCCCCCGACAGGTGGAGCCTCTGCGGGAGATGGGGCACCGGCACGTCATGGTCGAGATCGACCTGCACCCCAAGACCCTCGGCGTCCGCGAGATCGTCGCAAGCGAGTTCGGGGAAGTCCTGCGGAGCATGCGGCGATGA
- the cfbE gene encoding coenzyme F430 synthase has product MRILVLDTIHGGAELAAALRGAGHEVDEVDVYRGRAGTPIEEALVRTYDLVTAPVHLDPDHPLLAEHGPAISHHEMVQRVLGERLPHPFIEITGARGKTTTAHALASLLPGPGILHTSTGTYRYPERELLWKKSITPASLIPAVREAERVGGWLVAEESLGVSGAGDVAVLTSPDDYPVAAGKKSAIAEKCRLVGRAAKAVLSPGIELPGGVRADSIVTFEGGRCRYAGFGVAGTFKNPLCTLAGYRTPLALAAATACVLGIDPSPLAAFAALPGRMAARREGDLLILDNANSGTNMATTVEAARYARELSGGCPLTLVIGEEAHAVCEGFSAENIRRTVAAVNPAATVYVGEGHEAPTLEAGLALARKMTPAGAVVLAVKTWR; this is encoded by the coding sequence ATGCGAATCCTGGTGCTGGACACCATCCACGGCGGGGCGGAACTCGCCGCGGCACTCCGCGGTGCCGGCCACGAGGTGGACGAGGTGGACGTCTACCGCGGGCGGGCCGGCACCCCCATCGAGGAGGCGCTCGTCCGCACCTACGATCTCGTCACCGCGCCGGTCCATCTCGACCCGGACCACCCGCTCCTCGCCGAACACGGGCCCGCAATCTCCCACCACGAGATGGTGCAGCGGGTCCTCGGCGAACGGTTGCCGCACCCGTTCATCGAGATCACCGGGGCACGGGGGAAGACCACCACCGCCCACGCCCTCGCCTCGCTTCTGCCGGGACCGGGGATCCTGCACACCTCGACCGGGACCTACCGCTACCCGGAGCGGGAACTGCTCTGGAAGAAGAGCATCACGCCCGCCTCCCTGATCCCCGCAGTCCGCGAAGCGGAGCGGGTAGGCGGCTGGCTGGTCGCCGAGGAGTCGCTCGGTGTTTCCGGCGCCGGGGACGTGGCGGTCCTGACGTCTCCCGACGACTACCCGGTCGCGGCGGGGAAGAAGAGCGCGATCGCCGAGAAGTGCCGGCTGGTCGGCCGGGCGGCGAAGGCCGTCCTTTCGCCGGGGATCGAGCTCCCGGGAGGGGTCAGGGCCGATTCAATCGTCACCTTCGAGGGAGGGAGGTGCCGGTATGCCGGGTTCGGGGTTGCCGGCACGTTCAAAAACCCGCTCTGCACGCTGGCCGGCTACCGGACACCGCTCGCGCTCGCGGCGGCGACCGCCTGCGTCCTCGGGATCGATCCCTCCCCGCTCGCGGCATTCGCCGCCCTGCCCGGCCGGATGGCGGCACGGCGGGAGGGAGACCTCCTCATCCTCGACAACGCCAACAGCGGGACGAACATGGCGACCACCGTTGAGGCCGCCCGCTACGCGCGGGAACTTTCCGGCGGCTGTCCCCTGACGCTCGTCATCGGCGAGGAGGCACATGCGGTCTGCGAGGGGTTCTCGGCCGAGAACATCCGGCGGACGGTGGCGGCAGTCAACCCGGCGGCGACCGTCTACGTCGGGGAGGGGCACGAGGCCCCGACACTCGAGGCGGGGCTCGCCCTCGCCCGGAAGATGACCCCGGCAGGCGCGGTCGTCCTCGCAGTCAAGACGTGGAGATAA
- the cfbA gene encoding sirohydrochlorin nickelochelatase, translating into MSKKGMLLVGHGSKLPYNKELIETTADLIARKSGEYIVRPGFMSLNTPTVEEQLEAFRGEDIDMLVVVPLFLARGVHIEQDIPEIIGLPAGARKGEFRLNGKTVPLVYANPIGSDPLLAELMLKNASDAVAELKP; encoded by the coding sequence ATGAGCAAAAAAGGAATGTTACTGGTTGGCCACGGAAGCAAACTCCCCTACAACAAGGAACTGATCGAGACCACCGCCGATCTCATCGCCAGGAAGTCCGGCGAATACATCGTCCGGCCCGGATTCATGAGCCTCAACACCCCGACGGTGGAGGAGCAGCTCGAGGCGTTCAGAGGCGAGGATATCGATATGCTCGTCGTCGTCCCGCTCTTCCTCGCACGCGGCGTCCACATCGAACAGGACATTCCCGAGATCATCGGCCTCCCTGCCGGCGCCCGGAAGGGCGAGTTCCGGCTGAACGGGAAGACCGTGCCGCTCGTCTACGCGAACCCGATCGGCAGCGACCCGCTCCTTGCCGAACTGATGCTGAAGAACGCGTCCGACGCGGTCGCCGAACTGAAGCCCTGA
- a CDS encoding Holliday junction resolvase — MANFERDITYCLNRFFSHRQVHGFAYRLKQSMFNTQYVDVLVDSLDPRYYLAIECKSISGKKIYFSQHFHSDKNNVHQIDSITDFIRKTGRRGFLAVEFRFGAGRAKEAYLMPWEKVLEYYGNVPGIPLDDFRLCCTLDRAGEEYDLPGLDTNQYPLAPPTDGES, encoded by the coding sequence ATGGCAAATTTCGAACGGGATATCACCTACTGCCTCAACCGGTTCTTTTCGCACCGACAGGTCCACGGGTTTGCCTACCGGCTCAAGCAGAGCATGTTCAATACCCAGTACGTCGATGTCCTGGTCGATTCCCTCGACCCCCGCTACTACCTGGCCATCGAGTGCAAATCGATCTCCGGTAAAAAGATCTACTTCTCCCAGCACTTCCACTCCGATAAGAACAACGTCCACCAGATCGACTCGATCACCGACTTCATCAGGAAGACCGGCCGGCGGGGCTTCCTCGCCGTCGAGTTCCGGTTCGGTGCGGGGAGGGCGAAGGAGGCCTACCTGATGCCCTGGGAGAAGGTGCTCGAGTACTACGGAAACGTCCCCGGTATCCCGCTTGACGATTTCCGGCTCTGCTGCACGCTCGACCGTGCCGGGGAGGAGTACGACCTGCCGGGGCTCGACACAAATCAATATCCTCTCGCACCGCCAACAGATGGAGAATCATGA
- a CDS encoding methanogenesis marker 9 domain-containing protein, whose protein sequence is MMEAYDRFELLINDRVVKTPVAIASMAGIVDAAYVLERAAHIGAAFIGGYSIDAPTLDASRRMAAEGRKEFVYDDPIEALAQEIDALKQSDVVTGINLRGSTPAAYAEIARAFEDAVVYEIDAHCRQPAMVEAGCGEHLLHHPAKLVETVRALKAEGVTVSVKMRAGVAANDGDLARAVWKAGADILHVDLMDFGHARLRQIRNASPLMLIANNSITSFDKAMDAFSHGADLVSLARQSDPWTLAGLDAAITRFAEEGGWYNAPKQLCRGGDIRALTFCCMPVKACPLIPTLDKIGLSRNEYLKIKQDAVKGTELDDGKSTCFGSLAWCCKSSTPCMFRNMTLEKKGLSPREYMRCKHRLADKIVHRIFDESKTADESG, encoded by the coding sequence ATGATGGAAGCATATGATCGTTTTGAGCTCCTCATAAACGATCGGGTCGTAAAAACACCGGTGGCAATCGCGTCCATGGCCGGGATCGTGGACGCGGCCTACGTTCTTGAACGGGCGGCCCACATAGGCGCCGCCTTCATCGGCGGCTACTCCATCGACGCTCCCACCCTTGACGCGAGCCGGCGGATGGCGGCGGAGGGCCGAAAAGAGTTCGTATATGATGATCCCATCGAGGCGCTCGCACAGGAGATCGACGCCCTGAAACAGAGCGACGTCGTTACGGGTATCAACCTCCGCGGGAGCACGCCCGCCGCCTACGCAGAGATCGCCCGTGCGTTCGAAGATGCTGTGGTCTACGAGATCGACGCTCACTGCCGTCAGCCCGCGATGGTCGAGGCCGGGTGCGGCGAGCACCTCCTCCACCACCCGGCAAAACTCGTCGAGACCGTCCGTGCCCTGAAAGCCGAGGGCGTGACCGTTTCGGTCAAGATGCGTGCCGGCGTCGCCGCGAACGACGGCGATCTCGCCCGCGCCGTCTGGAAGGCGGGGGCGGACATCCTCCACGTCGACCTGATGGACTTCGGGCACGCGAGGCTCCGCCAGATCCGCAACGCCTCGCCCCTGATGCTCATCGCAAATAACTCCATCACCTCCTTTGACAAGGCGATGGACGCCTTCTCGCACGGGGCCGACCTCGTCTCGCTCGCCCGGCAGTCCGACCCCTGGACGCTCGCTGGCCTCGATGCCGCCATCACGCGGTTCGCCGAGGAGGGCGGCTGGTACAACGCCCCGAAACAGCTCTGCCGCGGCGGGGATATCCGGGCGCTTACCTTCTGCTGCATGCCGGTGAAGGCCTGCCCGCTCATCCCGACCCTCGATAAGATCGGTCTCTCCCGGAACGAGTACTTAAAGATCAAGCAGGACGCGGTGAAGGGGACGGAACTCGACGACGGGAAGAGCACCTGTTTCGGGAGTCTCGCCTGGTGCTGCAAGAGCAGTACGCCCTGCATGTTCCGGAACATGACGCTCGAGAAGAAAGGCCTCTCGCCGCGGGAGTACATGCGCTGCAAGCACCGCCTGGCAGACAAGATCGTGCACAGGATCTTCGATGAGAGCAAGACCGCCGATGAGTCGGGCTGA
- a CDS encoding triphosphoribosyl-dephospho-CoA synthase, producing MSRAEKAQLAMMLEVCAYPKPGNVDRCHDYSDTRLEHFLASTILSRPAFDAAEKAGGRVGSLIREAVLATNTHSGGNTHFGAFILLFPLVIGGDIEGARRVVAGTDVTDAIEFYAAFGLTQVRMGKSDDLDVNDPASVAAIRERGMTLADIMAYSAPRDMVAREWTNGFALTRRCADLLHAHGCGRQAIVAAFLDLLATEPDTFIAKKHGAEVAERTMRCAAEVRDGKQDLAAFDAECVADGINPGSIADITIAGIYVALGEGWQWDC from the coding sequence ATGAGTCGGGCTGAGAAGGCGCAGCTTGCGATGATGCTCGAGGTCTGCGCATACCCGAAACCGGGGAACGTGGACCGGTGCCACGACTATAGCGATACCCGCCTCGAGCACTTCCTCGCCTCGACGATCCTCTCCCGGCCCGCCTTCGATGCGGCCGAGAAGGCCGGCGGCCGGGTCGGGAGCCTGATCCGGGAGGCGGTTCTCGCGACGAACACCCATTCGGGGGGCAACACCCACTTCGGGGCGTTCATCCTTCTTTTCCCGCTCGTCATCGGGGGGGATATCGAGGGTGCCCGGCGGGTCGTCGCCGGGACCGATGTTACGGACGCAATCGAGTTCTACGCGGCGTTCGGCCTCACGCAGGTCCGGATGGGGAAGAGCGACGACCTCGACGTGAACGACCCGGCCTCGGTCGCCGCGATCCGGGAGCGGGGGATGACCCTCGCCGACATCATGGCCTACTCGGCGCCGCGGGATATGGTTGCGCGGGAGTGGACGAACGGGTTTGCCCTGACCCGCCGGTGCGCGGACCTCCTCCATGCGCACGGGTGCGGCCGGCAGGCGATCGTCGCGGCGTTCCTCGACCTCCTCGCGACGGAGCCGGACACCTTCATCGCAAAGAAGCACGGGGCCGAGGTCGCTGAGCGGACGATGCGCTGCGCGGCTGAGGTGCGCGACGGCAAACAGGACCTTGCGGCATTCGACGCCGAGTGCGTCGCCGACGGCATCAACCCGGGCTCAATAGCCGATATCACCATCGCGGGGATTTACGTGGCGCTCGGGGAGGGGTGGCAGTGGGACTGCTGA